One window of the Burkholderia sp. FERM BP-3421 genome contains the following:
- a CDS encoding SDR family oxidoreductase has protein sequence MSNAYLKGKRVLVTGGAKNVGKAICRRFAEAGADVIVNFFHSLDASRQTVEELRALGVTVDVMRASVAQPAQVDRMFDEIEAKYGRLDILVNNAASGALLGVDDIAAEHFDRALDTNLKGAFWCARRAARLMARAGGGAIVNVSSVGSTLVPANYLVVGTAKAALESLTRYLAVEYAELGIRVNGASSTLIDGDVAAQFPDPDNTKRSSIAATPLGRLATAEDLADVVLFLASDAARWVTGQVVVADGGLSLCSEGLSPRREWTKAAAGSGANVHRANGSSAASAASAASAASAASAASAASATQATQATQATQATQATRAEPVIAGNPPPAANAAAPSPGVAVPAAHDTPDDGDAIAVVGMGLALPGANDPQAFWQALLDGPELFGNVPPDRWDYRSFYSPDPAAEDKSYQSRSVFIERFAPEAALRAELDAGAAPRELTTLWLRHALRQALAGVRIRVGDRASFVVGYTADGSQHLEEGMVLAGLRERLRAVLDDEDATPAERADLAARIDAVLRTRYARGAGELAEFFPHRVGANAMRGVLPDDAEYMMVDTACSSSLYSVDLGIKGLLLGKHDVVACGGAFALAPRGSILFSKLHGLSRSGEVRPLDAACDGVLFADGAGVVILKRLKRALADGDRVLGVLKGFGSSSDGKGKAIYAPNSAGQSIAIRRAYEPAEAGRDLPDWVVAHATGTPAGDLAEFQSLREMIRRDRPVQVTSNKSLVGHTGWAAGVVSLIQVLLALEHGRIPPQHRFSAPPREFELETSGFTIPRAPVDWPPRADSPRVAAVSGFGFGGTNGHLIVSEYRPDLPMAVRAAPARREPLAIVAWSAKFPGLDDDAAVTRWLAGEGPAPRASFGLSYPLPGFDRVRMPPAVLRALDRCQLMALDAAHELRERVAAFWRDHADTIGIVMGHMGPTRNAALYASRCYLDDIATALRADPRTAAQPRLDALLGRLADATRALVPPTTENAFPGMMPNVIPARVANYHDLHGMNMTVDAGHASTLAAFEVAARVLRSGELDMVLVGGINGNSAEEVQPAFDRPLAEGVVLFAVTTGARAEAAGLPVLAWVDSETSAGVGARPALRDADGRTVTYAGAEAALAILRALVGTEPAASVSFGNDGDRTRFGVRLDRHAPPAAGFASAARADASTSFAPPTVKPTPTPPLPAGVEPARSPLPAALRATAVAADGEPLGVTRYRIDLCDAPWHAGAGPIAFLPPACVVVTDAPELLDGLPMPADLVVLSTRPGSLPGVRLYVVAPRDERALAGLLPAGARHVRVLSSLGASRLPAGRAAPPAPERLALHDLAFLALKQCYDDVAAEGSCLALLLDATTEGVLHPDAGMFSGLVKALAIELPNARALAVFTDRGDPRGAIAQAEHESGARQLLPVVVLDGARRLTPRVTEEAGALPADGLARLGPDSVVVAVGGARGITAELMKAVAQHFRPTLYLIGSSALDAYGPDVFAGSDEAFARRRPDYIREQKARHPSLPLPVIIKAFERQVEARAARRNLDVMKSYCGPHKVRYLRADVLDADSVRAAVQRIVAGGQPVDLVVNAAGLNRSASVQVKSFDDFVAVRDIKIRGYWNLRDAFADAPPRAWCNFGSFIGLTGQAGETDYAAGNDFLNTQASDRHARLGQDEFTIGWTLWRSVGLGANPVTRAFLEKSGLFTSMRTAEGIHHFLREINLAGRAPNSVHLGAAERRAIDAHLPAFFEPNAPAHAQPGRHDFYLGREVARSDDSVTFERIFDLRTDAYLQHHVVNRFATLPGTFVPELAAEAALRLAPGLHVVGFRNASFRHFLRVYDTTRPSAKRIHARLAGRDGDALVVAVRITGDVLAPTGQVLVRDKLHFEIDALLAPHHARAPLWPAQADDAWQPVPDPYHFAAAPVRLSGPFVSTTDTGVGAAGKTARYQLNVAPDDPVFSRFAIPSILLDGLARVAVLNPVGGDYIPLAAPVSIGRIDLYEDGNDIELAHRYARIDLSATPREFALEGGHGGNRFVAARPDGRMLMQMQDVTGVVIGYVHRVTGIYATRAEVEAVVAAAAERVVA, from the coding sequence ATGTCGAACGCCTATTTGAAAGGGAAGCGGGTTCTGGTCACGGGCGGCGCGAAGAACGTCGGCAAGGCGATCTGCCGGCGCTTCGCGGAAGCCGGAGCCGATGTCATCGTCAATTTCTTTCATTCGCTGGATGCGTCCAGGCAAACCGTGGAAGAGCTGCGCGCGCTGGGCGTGACGGTCGACGTGATGCGCGCGTCGGTGGCGCAGCCCGCGCAGGTCGATCGGATGTTCGACGAAATCGAGGCGAAGTATGGGCGGCTCGACATTCTCGTCAACAACGCGGCGTCCGGCGCGCTGCTCGGCGTGGACGACATCGCGGCCGAGCACTTCGACCGCGCGCTCGACACCAACCTGAAGGGCGCGTTCTGGTGCGCGCGGCGCGCGGCGCGGCTGATGGCGCGCGCGGGCGGCGGGGCGATCGTCAATGTGTCGTCGGTCGGGTCGACGCTCGTGCCCGCGAACTACCTGGTGGTCGGCACCGCGAAGGCGGCGCTCGAATCGCTGACGCGCTATCTCGCGGTCGAGTATGCGGAACTCGGCATCCGGGTGAACGGCGCGTCGTCGACGCTGATCGACGGCGATGTTGCCGCGCAGTTCCCGGATCCGGACAACACGAAGCGGTCGAGCATCGCCGCGACGCCGCTTGGCCGGCTCGCGACCGCCGAGGATCTCGCCGACGTCGTGCTGTTCCTCGCGTCCGACGCCGCGCGCTGGGTCACGGGGCAGGTCGTGGTGGCCGATGGCGGGCTGTCGCTGTGCAGCGAGGGCTTGTCGCCGCGGCGCGAATGGACGAAGGCGGCGGCCGGGTCCGGCGCGAACGTGCACCGGGCGAATGGGTCTTCGGCTGCTTCGGCTGCTTCGGCTGCTTCGGCTGCTTCGGCTGCTTCGGCTGCTTCGGCTGCTTCGGCAACCCAGGCAACCCAGGCAACCCAGGCAACCCAGGCAACCCAGGCAACCCGGGCCGAGCCCGTCATCGCGGGCAATCCGCCGCCCGCCGCGAATGCCGCCGCGCCCTCTCCGGGCGTCGCCGTGCCCGCCGCACACGACACCCCAGACGACGGCGACGCGATCGCCGTCGTCGGCATGGGGCTCGCGCTGCCCGGCGCCAACGATCCGCAAGCCTTCTGGCAGGCGCTGCTCGACGGCCCCGAACTGTTCGGCAACGTGCCGCCCGATCGTTGGGACTACCGGTCGTTCTATTCGCCCGATCCGGCGGCGGAGGACAAGAGCTATCAATCCCGTTCGGTGTTCATCGAGCGCTTCGCGCCGGAAGCGGCGCTGCGCGCGGAACTCGACGCGGGCGCCGCGCCGCGCGAACTGACCACGCTGTGGCTGCGCCACGCGCTGCGCCAGGCGCTCGCGGGCGTGCGGATCCGCGTCGGCGACCGCGCGTCGTTCGTGGTCGGCTATACGGCGGACGGCAGCCAGCATCTGGAAGAAGGCATGGTGCTGGCAGGCTTGCGCGAGCGCCTGCGCGCGGTGCTGGACGACGAGGATGCGACGCCGGCCGAGCGTGCGGACCTCGCCGCGCGGATCGACGCGGTGCTGCGCACGCGCTACGCGCGCGGCGCCGGCGAGCTGGCCGAATTCTTCCCGCACCGGGTCGGCGCGAACGCGATGCGCGGCGTGCTGCCCGACGATGCGGAATACATGATGGTCGACACCGCGTGTTCGTCGTCGCTGTATTCGGTGGACCTCGGCATCAAGGGCCTGTTGCTCGGCAAGCACGACGTGGTCGCCTGCGGCGGCGCGTTCGCGCTCGCGCCGCGCGGCTCGATCCTGTTCTCGAAGCTGCACGGTCTGTCGCGCAGCGGCGAAGTGCGGCCGCTCGACGCCGCCTGCGACGGCGTGCTGTTCGCCGACGGCGCGGGCGTCGTGATCCTCAAGCGGCTCAAGCGCGCGCTCGCCGACGGCGATCGCGTGCTGGGCGTGCTGAAGGGCTTCGGTTCGTCGTCCGACGGCAAGGGCAAGGCCATCTACGCGCCGAATTCGGCCGGCCAGAGCATCGCGATCCGCCGCGCGTACGAGCCGGCCGAGGCCGGTCGGGATCTGCCCGATTGGGTCGTCGCGCATGCGACCGGCACGCCCGCCGGCGATCTCGCCGAATTCCAGAGCCTGCGCGAGATGATCCGGCGCGATCGCCCGGTGCAGGTCACGTCGAACAAGTCGCTGGTCGGCCATACCGGCTGGGCGGCGGGCGTGGTGTCGCTGATCCAGGTGCTGCTCGCGCTCGAACACGGCCGGATTCCGCCGCAACACCGCTTCAGCGCGCCGCCGCGCGAGTTCGAACTGGAGACGAGCGGCTTCACGATTCCGCGCGCGCCCGTCGACTGGCCGCCGCGCGCGGACAGCCCGCGCGTCGCGGCCGTGTCGGGCTTCGGCTTCGGCGGCACCAACGGCCACCTGATCGTCAGCGAATACCGGCCTGACCTGCCGATGGCCGTGCGCGCCGCGCCGGCGCGGCGCGAACCGCTCGCGATCGTCGCGTGGTCAGCCAAGTTCCCGGGCCTCGACGACGACGCGGCGGTCACGCGCTGGCTCGCGGGCGAGGGCCCCGCGCCGCGCGCGAGCTTCGGCCTCAGCTATCCGCTGCCCGGTTTCGACCGGGTGCGGATGCCGCCCGCCGTGCTGCGCGCGCTGGACCGCTGTCAGCTGATGGCGCTCGATGCGGCGCATGAGCTGCGCGAGCGGGTCGCGGCTTTCTGGCGCGACCATGCGGATACGATCGGCATCGTGATGGGCCACATGGGCCCGACCCGCAATGCGGCGCTCTATGCGAGCCGCTGCTATCTCGACGACATCGCGACCGCACTGCGCGCCGATCCGCGCACGGCGGCGCAGCCGAGGCTCGACGCGCTGCTCGGGCGGCTCGCCGACGCGACCCGCGCGCTCGTGCCGCCCACCACCGAGAACGCGTTCCCCGGCATGATGCCGAACGTGATCCCGGCGCGCGTCGCGAACTATCACGACCTGCACGGGATGAACATGACGGTCGACGCCGGCCATGCGTCGACGCTCGCCGCATTCGAGGTGGCCGCGCGCGTGCTGCGCAGCGGCGAACTCGACATGGTGCTGGTCGGCGGGATCAACGGCAATTCGGCGGAGGAGGTGCAGCCCGCATTCGATCGGCCGCTGGCCGAGGGCGTCGTGCTGTTCGCCGTGACGACCGGGGCGCGGGCCGAAGCAGCCGGGCTGCCGGTGCTCGCGTGGGTCGACAGCGAGACGTCCGCCGGGGTCGGTGCCCGGCCCGCGCTGCGCGACGCCGACGGGCGCACCGTCACGTATGCGGGCGCGGAGGCGGCGCTTGCGATCCTGCGCGCGCTGGTCGGCACGGAGCCGGCCGCGTCGGTGTCGTTCGGCAACGACGGCGACCGGACCCGGTTCGGCGTGCGGCTCGACCGGCACGCGCCGCCAGCCGCGGGCTTCGCGTCGGCCGCGCGTGCCGATGCGTCGACGTCTTTCGCGCCGCCGACCGTCAAGCCCACCCCGACTCCGCCGCTGCCTGCCGGCGTCGAACCGGCGCGCAGCCCGCTGCCCGCCGCGCTGCGCGCGACGGCGGTCGCGGCCGACGGCGAGCCGCTCGGCGTGACGCGCTATCGGATCGATCTGTGCGATGCGCCGTGGCACGCGGGCGCGGGCCCGATCGCCTTCCTGCCGCCCGCCTGCGTGGTCGTCACCGACGCCCCCGAGCTGCTCGACGGCCTGCCGATGCCCGCGGACCTGGTTGTGCTGTCGACGCGTCCCGGCTCGCTGCCGGGCGTGCGGCTGTACGTCGTCGCGCCGCGCGACGAGCGCGCCCTGGCGGGCCTGCTGCCCGCCGGCGCGCGCCACGTGCGCGTGCTGTCGTCGCTGGGGGCGAGCCGACTGCCGGCCGGCCGGGCGGCCCCGCCCGCGCCGGAGCGGCTCGCCTTGCACGATCTCGCGTTCCTCGCGCTCAAGCAGTGCTACGACGACGTCGCCGCGGAAGGGTCGTGTCTCGCGCTGCTGCTCGATGCGACGACCGAGGGCGTGCTGCATCCCGATGCGGGGATGTTCTCCGGGCTCGTGAAGGCGCTCGCGATCGAGCTGCCGAATGCGCGCGCGCTGGCCGTGTTCACCGATCGCGGCGATCCGCGCGGCGCGATCGCGCAGGCGGAGCACGAGAGCGGCGCGCGTCAGCTGCTGCCGGTGGTCGTGCTCGACGGCGCGCGCCGCCTGACACCGCGCGTGACCGAGGAGGCCGGCGCGCTGCCGGCCGACGGCCTCGCCCGGCTCGGCCCCGATTCGGTGGTGGTCGCGGTCGGCGGGGCGCGCGGGATCACGGCCGAACTGATGAAGGCGGTCGCCCAGCACTTTCGGCCCACGCTGTACCTGATCGGCAGCAGCGCGCTCGACGCCTACGGGCCCGACGTGTTCGCGGGCAGCGACGAGGCGTTCGCGCGCCGTCGTCCCGACTACATCCGCGAACAGAAGGCGCGCCATCCGTCGCTGCCGCTGCCCGTCATCATCAAGGCGTTCGAGCGCCAGGTGGAGGCCCGCGCCGCGCGTCGCAATCTCGACGTGATGAAGTCCTACTGCGGGCCGCACAAGGTGCGCTACCTGCGCGCCGACGTGCTCGACGCGGACAGCGTGCGCGCGGCCGTGCAGCGGATCGTCGCGGGCGGGCAGCCGGTGGATCTCGTCGTCAACGCGGCGGGGCTCAACCGCTCCGCCTCGGTGCAGGTCAAGTCGTTCGACGATTTCGTCGCGGTCCGCGACATCAAGATCCGCGGCTACTGGAACCTGCGCGACGCGTTCGCCGATGCGCCGCCGCGCGCCTGGTGCAATTTCGGCTCGTTCATCGGGCTGACCGGGCAGGCGGGCGAAACCGACTACGCGGCCGGCAACGATTTCCTGAACACGCAGGCGAGCGACCGGCATGCGCGGCTCGGCCAGGATGAATTCACGATCGGCTGGACCCTGTGGCGCTCGGTCGGCCTGGGCGCGAATCCGGTCACGCGCGCGTTCCTCGAGAAAAGCGGCCTGTTCACGAGCATGCGGACAGCGGAGGGCATCCATCACTTCCTGCGCGAGATCAACCTCGCCGGGCGTGCGCCGAATTCGGTGCACCTCGGCGCGGCCGAGCGGCGCGCGATCGACGCGCATCTGCCCGCGTTCTTCGAGCCGAACGCGCCCGCCCACGCGCAGCCGGGCCGGCACGATTTCTACCTGGGCCGCGAAGTGGCGCGCAGCGACGACAGCGTGACCTTCGAACGGATCTTCGACCTGCGGACCGACGCCTATCTGCAGCACCATGTCGTCAACCGCTTCGCGACGCTGCCCGGCACCTTCGTGCCGGAGCTGGCCGCCGAGGCCGCGCTGCGGCTCGCGCCGGGATTGCACGTGGTGGGCTTCCGCAACGCGTCGTTCCGGCACTTCCTGCGCGTCTACGACACCACGCGGCCGAGCGCGAAGCGGATTCACGCGCGGCTCGCGGGCCGCGACGGCGATGCGCTCGTGGTGGCGGTGCGGATCACGGGCGACGTGCTCGCGCCGACCGGCCAGGTGCTCGTGCGCGACAAGCTGCACTTCGAGATCGACGCGCTGCTCGCGCCGCACCATGCGCGTGCGCCGCTGTGGCCCGCGCAGGCCGACGACGCGTGGCAGCCGGTGCCCGATCCCTATCACTTCGCTGCGGCGCCCGTGCGGCTCAGCGGGCCGTTCGTGTCGACCACTGACACGGGCGTCGGCGCGGCGGGCAAGACCGCGCGCTACCAGCTGAACGTGGCGCCCGACGATCCGGTGTTCTCGCGCTTCGCGATCCCGAGCATCCTGCTCGACGGGCTCGCGCGCGTCGCGGTGCTGAACCCGGTCGGCGGCGACTACATTCCGCTCGCCGCGCCGGTGTCGATCGGCCGCATCGATCTGTACGAGGACGGCAACGACATCGAGCTGGCGCACCGCTACGCGCGCATCGACCTGTCGGCGACGCCGCGCGAGTTCGCGCTGGAGGGCGGCCACGGCGGCAATCGCTTCGTGGCGGCGCGTCCCGACGGCCGGATGCTGATGCAGATGCAGGACGTGACGGGCGTCGTGATCGGCTACGTGCACCGCGTGACGGGCATCTACGCGACCCGCGCCGAAGTCGAGGCGGTGGTGGCGGCGGCGGCCGAGCGGGTCGTCGCATGA
- a CDS encoding cytochrome P450 — MSRPRLAPGPRGSLLMGNLAEYKHNPITMLLRLQQQYGDVVRNRLGPFLTHALAHPEHVQHVLQDNHRNYVRGRFYDNFKLFFGDGLLTTDGEFWRRHRRAVQPLFHKKQVEAHAAAVGDAALALANRWSALPPGESVDVVEDMMHLSLRMLGLMVFNTDISTHAEQVGPAVRFGIQAMMPQGNLNDFIPRWAPTRFNRRIALARRGIDSIVARIIADHREARCEASDVISLLLNARDPDTDVPFTQQEVHDEVMTVFLAGHETTGTGLAWALYALAQHPAVLRNLRDELDARLGGRAPGAQDFEQLPYLSQVVDEVLRVYPPIWGFTRDLVDDDEIGGYHIPAGSSVFMSPYVTHRHPAFWRNPDAFDPDNFASGATTRHKYVYFPFGGGMRKCIGFQTALLQMRVLVAVVAQHFDLNALPGHPIELGAMISLRPVHGIRLIVKPRERRRSHLEQAREQALARAARPDAGSPADRARPADPAAAPPLPAPPSAPRPATVPAWRYTWQPAPVELPPESPSPRLSGRRIAIVNGRASTVERVAAALARTCAKVTVFAPEHGVDPAAAAKVLVHAAGPFDGIVDLGVEAPFALDAADAWEAPMRRSVALLQACYADWAAEEDTERLFYLAVTWIDGLMGYGDGGAQPLGGLWAGLAKTLPQELPNCNVRVLDVSADEIRRADQLIARELYRWGLYEIGYQQGRRYTLQARRHELPPLAVDTGPALGPGDVVLFSGGARGIGLLCARALASQTGCTVVVTGREPLADGSEAWLALDDDAFRRYSHDQLRQATPEQPPKVIRDRLLGLKRRRELKAALDDAAARDLPLRYRVCDVTDRGAVRALFDEFGEALRMVIHNAGVDQPVRLAQKRADDFVQIVRTKVLGFANLCEAVRQRPRITQFCNVGSLTGRWGGMTGETDYAAANEALARLGMWARHRALPPACSVKTLVWPTWEGVGMITNFAVTQRYITPMSVDEGVRHWLRELAAPDSGEVMFMGAVGRAPTPLQIKGFPVIRELPNLAELVARHHHAGEPLRFRPSKRFETRYTLDPAVVPYANAFRLGGRVALPASLLLEHACALADWVMPPTGEARFLGELADVVLHLDALPIAAGLGQSVTLRSAAVGYLIGDVWRVDVRCGDADTQAELLSATLVYRLQPEQVGAVLARPLAGPPAPLRAADPPLAAWNGELLPPGEWHAPGDAAAGIARLGRVPAAEPGALWNGPVTPALRLPVNHLEQILRALLADWQALAVEPPSCWRIGALKLAPLPAASADTVVEYTTGRFAVLDARGYMLLRLDDSRVDAATACADGELAAPLRA; from the coding sequence ATGAGCCGGCCGCGCCTCGCCCCCGGTCCGCGCGGCAGCCTGTTGATGGGCAATCTGGCCGAGTACAAGCACAACCCGATCACGATGCTGCTGCGGCTGCAGCAGCAGTACGGCGATGTCGTGCGCAACCGGCTCGGGCCGTTCCTCACGCATGCGCTCGCGCATCCCGAGCACGTGCAGCACGTGCTGCAGGACAATCACCGCAACTACGTGCGCGGCCGCTTCTACGACAACTTCAAGCTGTTCTTCGGCGACGGCCTGCTGACGACCGACGGCGAGTTCTGGCGCCGCCACCGGCGCGCGGTGCAGCCGTTGTTCCACAAGAAGCAGGTGGAGGCGCACGCGGCGGCGGTCGGCGATGCGGCGCTCGCGCTCGCGAACCGCTGGAGCGCGCTGCCGCCCGGCGAATCGGTCGACGTGGTCGAGGACATGATGCACCTGAGCCTGCGCATGCTCGGCCTCATGGTGTTCAACACCGACATCTCGACGCACGCGGAGCAGGTGGGGCCGGCGGTGCGCTTCGGCATCCAGGCGATGATGCCGCAGGGCAACCTGAACGACTTCATTCCGCGTTGGGCGCCGACGCGGTTCAATCGCCGCATCGCGCTCGCGCGGCGCGGCATCGATTCGATCGTCGCGCGCATCATCGCCGATCATCGCGAGGCGCGCTGCGAGGCGAGCGACGTGATCTCGCTGCTGCTCAACGCGCGCGACCCGGACACCGACGTGCCGTTCACGCAGCAGGAGGTGCACGACGAGGTGATGACGGTGTTCCTCGCCGGCCACGAGACGACGGGCACCGGTCTCGCCTGGGCGCTGTACGCGCTCGCGCAGCATCCGGCCGTGCTGCGCAATCTGCGCGACGAGCTGGATGCGCGGCTCGGCGGCCGCGCGCCCGGTGCGCAGGACTTCGAGCAGCTGCCGTACCTGTCGCAGGTGGTCGACGAGGTGCTGCGCGTCTATCCGCCGATCTGGGGCTTCACGCGCGACCTCGTCGACGACGACGAGATCGGCGGCTATCACATCCCGGCGGGCTCGTCGGTGTTCATGTCGCCGTACGTCACGCATCGGCATCCGGCCTTCTGGCGCAATCCCGACGCGTTCGATCCGGACAATTTCGCGAGCGGCGCGACGACCCGCCACAAGTACGTGTACTTCCCGTTCGGCGGCGGCATGCGCAAATGCATCGGGTTCCAGACCGCGCTGCTGCAGATGCGGGTGCTGGTCGCGGTGGTCGCGCAGCATTTCGATCTCAATGCGCTGCCCGGCCATCCGATCGAGCTAGGCGCGATGATTTCGCTGCGGCCCGTGCACGGCATCCGGCTCATCGTGAAGCCGCGCGAGCGGCGGCGCAGCCATCTCGAACAGGCGCGCGAGCAGGCGCTCGCGCGCGCCGCGCGGCCCGACGCCGGGTCGCCGGCGGACCGTGCCCGGCCCGCCGATCCGGCCGCCGCGCCGCCGCTGCCGGCGCCGCCGTCCGCGCCGCGCCCCGCGACCGTGCCGGCGTGGCGCTACACCTGGCAGCCGGCGCCCGTCGAGCTGCCCCCCGAAAGCCCGTCGCCGCGCCTGAGCGGGCGGCGGATCGCGATCGTCAACGGGCGCGCCAGCACGGTCGAGCGGGTCGCGGCGGCGCTCGCGCGCACCTGCGCGAAGGTCACGGTGTTCGCGCCCGAGCACGGCGTTGATCCGGCCGCCGCCGCCAAGGTGCTGGTCCACGCGGCCGGGCCGTTCGACGGGATCGTCGACCTGGGCGTCGAGGCGCCGTTCGCGCTCGACGCGGCCGACGCCTGGGAAGCGCCGATGCGGCGCAGCGTCGCGCTGCTGCAGGCCTGCTACGCGGACTGGGCGGCCGAGGAGGACACCGAGCGCTTGTTCTATCTCGCCGTCACCTGGATCGACGGCCTGATGGGCTACGGCGACGGCGGCGCGCAGCCGCTCGGCGGCTTGTGGGCCGGCCTCGCGAAAACGCTGCCGCAGGAGCTGCCGAACTGCAACGTGCGGGTGCTCGATGTGTCCGCCGACGAGATCCGCCGGGCCGACCAGCTGATCGCGCGCGAGCTGTATCGCTGGGGGCTGTACGAGATCGGCTATCAGCAGGGCCGGCGCTACACGCTGCAGGCGCGGCGTCATGAGCTGCCGCCGCTCGCGGTCGATACCGGGCCCGCGCTGGGGCCGGGCGACGTCGTGCTGTTCTCGGGCGGCGCGCGCGGCATCGGTTTGCTGTGCGCGCGGGCGCTGGCCTCCCAGACAGGCTGCACGGTGGTCGTCACGGGCCGCGAGCCGCTGGCCGACGGCAGCGAGGCGTGGCTCGCGCTCGACGACGACGCGTTCCGCCGCTACAGCCACGATCAATTGCGGCAGGCGACGCCCGAGCAGCCGCCGAAGGTGATCCGCGATCGCCTGTTGGGCCTGAAGCGTCGCCGCGAGCTGAAGGCGGCGCTCGACGACGCGGCCGCGCGCGACCTGCCGCTGCGCTACCGGGTCTGCGACGTCACCGATCGCGGCGCGGTGCGCGCGCTGTTCGACGAATTCGGCGAGGCGCTGCGCATGGTGATCCACAACGCGGGCGTCGACCAGCCGGTGCGGCTCGCGCAGAAGCGGGCGGACGACTTCGTGCAGATCGTGCGCACCAAGGTGCTCGGCTTCGCGAACCTGTGCGAGGCGGTGCGCCAGCGGCCGCGCATCACGCAGTTCTGCAACGTCGGATCGCTGACGGGCCGCTGGGGCGGCATGACGGGCGAAACCGACTACGCGGCGGCGAACGAGGCGCTCGCGCGTCTCGGGATGTGGGCGCGCCATCGCGCGCTGCCGCCCGCATGCAGCGTGAAGACGCTGGTCTGGCCGACCTGGGAGGGCGTCGGAATGATCACGAACTTCGCGGTCACGCAGCGCTACATCACGCCGATGAGCGTCGACGAAGGCGTGCGCCACTGGCTGCGCGAGCTGGCGGCGCCGGACAGCGGCGAGGTGATGTTCATGGGCGCGGTCGGCCGCGCGCCGACGCCGCTCCAGATCAAGGGCTTCCCGGTCATCCGCGAGCTGCCGAATCTCGCCGAGCTGGTCGCGCGTCATCACCACGCGGGCGAGCCGCTGCGGTTCCGGCCGTCGAAGCGCTTCGAAACCCGCTACACGCTCGATCCGGCCGTCGTGCCCTATGCGAACGCGTTCCGGCTCGGCGGCCGCGTCGCGCTGCCCGCGTCGCTGCTGCTCGAACACGCGTGCGCGCTGGCCGACTGGGTGATGCCGCCGACGGGCGAGGCCCGTTTCCTCGGCGAGCTGGCCGACGTCGTGCTGCATCTCGACGCGCTGCCGATCGCGGCGGGGCTGGGGCAGTCCGTCACGCTGCGCAGCGCGGCGGTGGGCTACCTGATCGGCGACGTGTGGCGCGTCGACGTGCGGTGCGGCGATGCGGATACGCAGGCTGAGCTGCTGAGCGCGACGCTCGTCTACCGGCTGCAGCCGGAACAGGTCGGCGCGGTGCTCGCGCGGCCGCTCGCCGGTCCGCCCGCGCCGCTGCGCGCGGCGGACCCGCCGCTCGCGGCGTGGAACGGCGAACTGCTGCCGCCCGGCGAGTGGCACGCGCCGGGCGACGCGGCGGCGGGCATCGCCCGGCTCGGCCGCGTGCCGGCCGCCGAGCCGGGCGCGCTGTGGAACGGCCCGGTGACGCCGGCGCTGCGCCTGCCGGTGAACCATCTCGAACAGATCCTGCGCGCGCTGCTGGCGGATTGGCAGGCGCTCGCCGTGGAGCCGCCGTCGTGCTGGCGGATCGGCGCGCTGAAGCTCGCGCCGCTGCCCGCCGCGTCGGCCGACACGGTGGTCGAGTACACGACGGGCCGCTTCGCGGTGCTCGACGCGCGCGGCTACATGCTGCTGCGGCTGGACGACAGCCGCGTCGACGCCGCGACGGCGTGCGCGGACGGCGAGCTGGCCGCGCCGTTGCGCGCCTGA
- a CDS encoding ABC transporter ATP-binding protein: protein MSAAIVSVEHVSKTYLMDSVEVVGLADVSVRLDTNRFTVLSGPSGSGKTTLLNLIGCIDRPDRGRVTVDGQDTAELSDNALSDFRARRVGHIFQSFNLLPVLSAYENVEYPLLMARRPARERARRVSELLDAVGLGGKGAHRPSQLSGGQRQRVAIARALAAGPALVLADEPTANLDSVTGQAIIALMRRMQRDSGVSFIVSSHDPQVLDAADAIVQIRDGRIIGERRMTEEAQR, encoded by the coding sequence ATGAGCGCGGCGATCGTCTCCGTCGAACATGTCAGCAAGACCTACCTGATGGACAGCGTGGAGGTCGTCGGGCTCGCGGACGTGTCGGTGCGGCTCGACACGAACCGCTTCACGGTGCTGAGCGGGCCGTCCGGCAGCGGCAAGACCACGCTGCTCAATCTGATCGGCTGCATCGACCGGCCCGATCGCGGCCGCGTGACGGTGGACGGCCAGGATACGGCCGAGCTGTCGGACAACGCGCTGTCGGATTTCCGCGCACGCCGCGTCGGCCATATTTTCCAATCGTTCAATCTGCTGCCGGTGCTGTCGGCCTACGAGAACGTCGAATATCCGCTGCTGATGGCGCGGCGGCCCGCGCGCGAACGCGCCCGGCGCGTGTCCGAACTGCTCGACGCGGTAGGCCTGGGCGGCAAGGGCGCGCACCGGCCGAGCCAGCTGTCGGGCGGACAGCGGCAGCGCGTCGCGATTGCGCGCGCGCTCGCGGCCGGCCCCGCGCTCGTGCTCGCCGACGAACCGACCGCGAACCTCGACAGCGTGACCGGCCAGGCCATCATCGCGCTGATGCGTCGCATGCAGCGCGACAGCGGCGTGTCGTTCATCGTGTCGTCGCACGATCCGCAGGTGCTCGACGCGGCCGACGCCATCGTGCAGATCCGCGACGGCCGGATCATCGGCGAGCGTCGCATGACCGAGGAGGCGCAACGCTGA